A DNA window from Euwallacea fornicatus isolate EFF26 chromosome 17, ASM4011564v1, whole genome shotgun sequence contains the following coding sequences:
- the LOC136344767 gene encoding myosin heavy chain, clone 203-like isoform X1, whose amino-acid sequence MKQSQSSAKSDPSRKDKLPNSKGKFSEPSTSEGQHQRRSTDRQNPEKSHCSKQLCVKENNVYKQRSISPGLSPESQQTRLSHLEEPSLTDLASKSRKQRSRSTVTKHQPWGQLLNKPSGKDDSPFGNFDPLRTLHFLARELQTNMQTRLPEATNLQEIINAMNLTLKRIPPEVVSNVHLQENPRSCANKDLICSEENVPVKTTSKYSQSRDFTEFQRLIEGSTMKLETSCRQLEMMCGQLKDEKVSLETMLQTERSNSYLLRRRVDEVENAYENLLSKLSKKDEELSHLKSSFETLQLKLEGKNALVPDSQVANVELKKSKSLTEREIQKLEHQLRLCAMEKEKYLAILEVRNQQIYEIRNEMIQLQESVNEQLMELHNYATSSSPGDIVGQEFKKNDAASLIWMNQ is encoded by the exons ATGAAGCAGAGTCAGTCTAGCGCCAAATCTGACCCATCCAGAAAAGACAAACTCCCAAATAGCAAAGGTAAATTCTCCGAACCTTCAACCTCAGAGGGGCAACATCAACGCAGATCCACCGATCGACAAAATCCCGAGAAATCCCATTGTTCCAAGCAATTATGCGTGAAAGAAAACAACGTCTATAAGCAGAGAAGCATTTCCCCAGGCCTCAGCCCAGAGTCGCAGCAAACAAGGTTAAGCCACTTAGAAGAACCATCCTTAACCGATCTGGCCTCGAAATCCCGCAAACAACGTTCCCGGTCAACTGTTACCAAGCACCAACCTTGGGGGCAATTGCTTAATAAACCGAGTGGGAAAGATGACTCTCCATTTGGCAATTTCGACCCTTTGAGGACTCTGCATTTCCTCGCCAGAGAACTGCAAACCAACATGCAGACTCGACTTCCTG AAGCAACAAATTTGCAAGAAATAATCAACGCCATGAATTTGACACTGAAGAGAATACCCCCTGAGGTGGTCTCCAATGTTCATCTGCAGGAAAACCCAAGAAGTTGTGCCAACAAAGATTTAATTTGCAGCGAGGAGAATGTGCCCGTAAAAACCACTTCTAAATACTCTCAGAGTAGAGATTTCACCGAATTTCAAAGGCTAATCGAGGGCAGTACCATGAAATTAGAGACGAGCTGCAGGCAGTTGGAAATGATGTGCGGACAGCTCAAAGATGAGAAAGTCTCTCTTGAAACAATGCTCCAAACTGAACGTAGTAACTCGTATTTATTGCGGAGACGGGTCGATGAAGTGGAGAATGCATAT gaaaacttattaagcaaattgagTAAAAAAGACGAGGAACTTTCGCATCTGAAAAGTTCGTTCGAAACGTTGCAGTTGAAGCTTGAAGGGAAAAATGCACTCGTTCCGGACTCGCAAGTTGCAAATgtcgagttaaaaaaatcgaaatcgcTCACGGAGCGCGAGATTCAGAAGTTAGAGCATCAGTTACGCTTATGCGCCATGGAGAAGGAGAAATATTTAGCCATCCTGGAGGTGCGAAACCAACAGATCTACGAGATCAGAAACGAAATGATTCAGCTGCAGGAGTCGGTTAATGAGCAGTTGATGGAACTGCACAACTATGCCACCAGTTCCAGTCCGGGAGATATTGTCG GCCAGgaattcaagaaaaatgacGCGGCTTCTTTGATTTGGATGAACcaataa
- the LOC136344623 gene encoding F-box/WD repeat-containing protein 7-like isoform X2 translates to MAESCPRKKIIFEAITSNKQDCTSPSPTESECVIDPACPHILPDDHCDDENSTSRDENWEDCVEEIAKDDCFEPEPPPVNISASHSITPRSSLYKRNHPDYIERSLRKRKLDANNGCPNKKAMPEDKTAADLAPVNTQNSPRGGCSTPSSRGWPVIPTKDNPPSEMANWLGQFAKWSNAERIMALTELIARCEPTQVRHMMQVIEPQFQRDFISLLPKELALKVLSFLEPKDLLRAAQTCHSWKILADDNLLWKEKCREAAIEEIPKRRSSPRATGRTHVSPWKAAYMRQHAIEMNWRHKPIKAPKMLKGHDDHVITCLQFSDNKIVSGSDDNTLKVWSAVTGKCLKTLVGHTGGVWSSQMSGNVIISGSTDRTLKVWDAETGACRHTLFGHTSTVRCMHLYGTRVVSGSRDATLRVWDIETGQFLHVLVGHMAAVRCVQYDGRLVVSGAYDCMVKVWKPETEECLHTLQGHTNRVYSLQFDGLHVVSGSLDTSIRVWEVETGACKQTLMGHQSLTSGMELRNNILVSGNADSTVKVWDIITGQCLQTLSGPNKHQSAVTCLQFNNRFVITSSDDGTVKLWDLKTGEFIRNLVALDTGGTGGVVWRIRANETKLVCAVGSRNGTEETKLLVLDFDVDNSNCSTIVAR, encoded by the exons ATGGCAGAATCATGCCcgcggaaaaaaattatatttgaggCGATCACAAGTAACAAACAAGACTGCACTAGCCCTAGCCCTACTGAATCTGAATGTGTAATAGATCCTGCTTGTCCTCATATATTACCTG ATGACCATTGTGACGATGAGAACAGCACCAGTCGCGATGAGAACTGGGAGGACTGTGTTGAAGAAATTGCAAAG GATGACTGCTTTGAGCCAGAGCCTCCTCCAGTAAACATTAGTGCCAGCCATAGTATTACACCGAGAAGTTCATTATATAAAAGAAACCATCCTGATTACATTGAAAGGAGTTTA AGAAAAAGGAAACTGGATGCCAATAATGGATGTCCCAATAAGAAGGCCATGCCTGAAGACAAGACCGCCGCCGACTTGGCTCCTGTTAATACTCAAAATTCTCCACGTGGTGGTTGTTCAACCCCAAGCAGTCGCGGCTGGCCAGTCATTCCCACAAAAGACAACCCACCTTCAGAAATGGCCAATTGGTTGGGCCAGTTTGCGAAATGGTCAAACGCAGAGAGAATCATGGCTCTGACTGAACTTATTGCCAG GTGCGAGCCCACCCAAGTAAGGCACATGATGCAAGTGATTGAACCTCAATTCCAAAGAGACTTCATTTCGCTGTTACCAAAAGAATTGGCCCTGAAGGTGTTGTCCTTCCTGGAGCCGAAGGATTTGCTGAGAGCCGCGCAGACTTGCCATAGCTGGAAGATTCTGGCCGACGACAATCTCTTGTGGAAGGAAAAGTGTCGCGAAGCGGCCATTGAAGAGATTCCCAAGAGGCGATCGTCGCCCAGGGCGACTGGCCGAACTCATGTGTCTCCATGGAAG GCCGCATATATGAGGCAACACGCCATAGAAATGAACTGGAGGCATAAGCCAATTAAAGCGCCAAAGATGCTGAAAGGTCACGACGATCATGTGATCACTTGTTTGCAGTTTTCggacaataaaattgttagtGGATCTGATGACAATACGCTCAAGGTGTGGTCGGCCGTTACCGGGAAG TGTTTGAAAACCTTGGTGGGACACACTGGAGGGGTGTGGTCGTCGCAAATGTCCGGCAACGTAATAATAAGCGGCAGTACCGACCGGACATTAAAAGTGTGGGACGCCGAAACAGGCGCGTGCCGTCACACACTGTTTGGACACACATCCACGGTGCGGTGCATGCATCTATACGGAACCCGCGTGGTCAGCGGCTCCAGAGATGCAACGTTGCGAGTGTGGGACATCGAAACCGGCCAGTTCTTGCACGTGCTGGTCGGCCACATGGCGGCAGTACGCTGCGTGCAATACGACGGACGTCTCGTCGTGTCCGGCGCCTATGATTGCATGGTCAAGGTGTGGAAACCCGAAACTGAAGAGTGCCTGCACACGTTGCAGGGACACACGAACCGAGTTTACTCTTTACAG TTTGATGGTCTTCACGTGGTGAGCGGATCACTGGATACGAGCATCCGCGTGTGGGAGGTGGAAACGGGGGCGTGCAAACAGACTCTTATGGGTCACCAATCTCTGACCTCGGGTATGGAGCTGCGCAACAACATCTTAGTCTCGGGCAACGCAGACTCGACCGTCAAAGTGTGGGATATCATCACCGGCCAGTGCCTGCAAACGCTTTCGGGACCGAACAAGCACCAGTCGGCGGTGACGTGTCTGCAATTCAACAATCGCTTCGTTATCACGTCTTCAGACGATGGAACCGTCAAATTGTGGGACCTGAAGACGGGTGAGTTTATTCGAAATTTGGTGGCATTGGACACGGGCGGGACCGGAGGCGTGGTCTGGCGCATCCGAGCCAATGAGACGAAGTTGGTCTGCGCAGTGGGTAGCCGCAACGGGACCGAGGAGACTAAGTTGCTCGTGCTGGATTTCGACGTTGATAATTCGAATTGTAGCACAATTGTTGCGAGGTAG
- the LOC136344623 gene encoding F-box/WD repeat-containing protein 7-like isoform X1, producing MAESCPRKKIIFEAITSNKQDCTSPSPTESECVIDPACPHILPGTSQNDFEQTTEAAERDNWENDSNLEILDDHCDDENSTSRDENWEDCVEEIAKDDCFEPEPPPVNISASHSITPRSSLYKRNHPDYIERSLRKRKLDANNGCPNKKAMPEDKTAADLAPVNTQNSPRGGCSTPSSRGWPVIPTKDNPPSEMANWLGQFAKWSNAERIMALTELIARCEPTQVRHMMQVIEPQFQRDFISLLPKELALKVLSFLEPKDLLRAAQTCHSWKILADDNLLWKEKCREAAIEEIPKRRSSPRATGRTHVSPWKAAYMRQHAIEMNWRHKPIKAPKMLKGHDDHVITCLQFSDNKIVSGSDDNTLKVWSAVTGKCLKTLVGHTGGVWSSQMSGNVIISGSTDRTLKVWDAETGACRHTLFGHTSTVRCMHLYGTRVVSGSRDATLRVWDIETGQFLHVLVGHMAAVRCVQYDGRLVVSGAYDCMVKVWKPETEECLHTLQGHTNRVYSLQFDGLHVVSGSLDTSIRVWEVETGACKQTLMGHQSLTSGMELRNNILVSGNADSTVKVWDIITGQCLQTLSGPNKHQSAVTCLQFNNRFVITSSDDGTVKLWDLKTGEFIRNLVALDTGGTGGVVWRIRANETKLVCAVGSRNGTEETKLLVLDFDVDNSNCSTIVAR from the exons ATGGCAGAATCATGCCcgcggaaaaaaattatatttgaggCGATCACAAGTAACAAACAAGACTGCACTAGCCCTAGCCCTACTGAATCTGAATGTGTAATAGATCCTGCTTGTCCTCATATATTACCTG GAACTTCACAAAATGACTTTGAACAAACAACCGAAGCTGCTGAGAGAGATAACTGGGAAAATGATTCGAATTTGGAAATTCTAGATGACCATTGTGACGATGAGAACAGCACCAGTCGCGATGAGAACTGGGAGGACTGTGTTGAAGAAATTGCAAAG GATGACTGCTTTGAGCCAGAGCCTCCTCCAGTAAACATTAGTGCCAGCCATAGTATTACACCGAGAAGTTCATTATATAAAAGAAACCATCCTGATTACATTGAAAGGAGTTTA AGAAAAAGGAAACTGGATGCCAATAATGGATGTCCCAATAAGAAGGCCATGCCTGAAGACAAGACCGCCGCCGACTTGGCTCCTGTTAATACTCAAAATTCTCCACGTGGTGGTTGTTCAACCCCAAGCAGTCGCGGCTGGCCAGTCATTCCCACAAAAGACAACCCACCTTCAGAAATGGCCAATTGGTTGGGCCAGTTTGCGAAATGGTCAAACGCAGAGAGAATCATGGCTCTGACTGAACTTATTGCCAG GTGCGAGCCCACCCAAGTAAGGCACATGATGCAAGTGATTGAACCTCAATTCCAAAGAGACTTCATTTCGCTGTTACCAAAAGAATTGGCCCTGAAGGTGTTGTCCTTCCTGGAGCCGAAGGATTTGCTGAGAGCCGCGCAGACTTGCCATAGCTGGAAGATTCTGGCCGACGACAATCTCTTGTGGAAGGAAAAGTGTCGCGAAGCGGCCATTGAAGAGATTCCCAAGAGGCGATCGTCGCCCAGGGCGACTGGCCGAACTCATGTGTCTCCATGGAAG GCCGCATATATGAGGCAACACGCCATAGAAATGAACTGGAGGCATAAGCCAATTAAAGCGCCAAAGATGCTGAAAGGTCACGACGATCATGTGATCACTTGTTTGCAGTTTTCggacaataaaattgttagtGGATCTGATGACAATACGCTCAAGGTGTGGTCGGCCGTTACCGGGAAG TGTTTGAAAACCTTGGTGGGACACACTGGAGGGGTGTGGTCGTCGCAAATGTCCGGCAACGTAATAATAAGCGGCAGTACCGACCGGACATTAAAAGTGTGGGACGCCGAAACAGGCGCGTGCCGTCACACACTGTTTGGACACACATCCACGGTGCGGTGCATGCATCTATACGGAACCCGCGTGGTCAGCGGCTCCAGAGATGCAACGTTGCGAGTGTGGGACATCGAAACCGGCCAGTTCTTGCACGTGCTGGTCGGCCACATGGCGGCAGTACGCTGCGTGCAATACGACGGACGTCTCGTCGTGTCCGGCGCCTATGATTGCATGGTCAAGGTGTGGAAACCCGAAACTGAAGAGTGCCTGCACACGTTGCAGGGACACACGAACCGAGTTTACTCTTTACAG TTTGATGGTCTTCACGTGGTGAGCGGATCACTGGATACGAGCATCCGCGTGTGGGAGGTGGAAACGGGGGCGTGCAAACAGACTCTTATGGGTCACCAATCTCTGACCTCGGGTATGGAGCTGCGCAACAACATCTTAGTCTCGGGCAACGCAGACTCGACCGTCAAAGTGTGGGATATCATCACCGGCCAGTGCCTGCAAACGCTTTCGGGACCGAACAAGCACCAGTCGGCGGTGACGTGTCTGCAATTCAACAATCGCTTCGTTATCACGTCTTCAGACGATGGAACCGTCAAATTGTGGGACCTGAAGACGGGTGAGTTTATTCGAAATTTGGTGGCATTGGACACGGGCGGGACCGGAGGCGTGGTCTGGCGCATCCGAGCCAATGAGACGAAGTTGGTCTGCGCAGTGGGTAGCCGCAACGGGACCGAGGAGACTAAGTTGCTCGTGCTGGATTTCGACGTTGATAATTCGAATTGTAGCACAATTGTTGCGAGGTAG
- the LOC136344767 gene encoding myosin heavy chain, clone 203-like isoform X2: protein MKQSQSSAKSDPSRKDKLPNSKGKFSEPSTSEGQHQRRSTDRQNPEKSHCSKQLCVKENNVYKQRSISPGLSPESQQTRLSHLEEPSLTDLASKSRKQRSRSTVTKHQPWGQLLNKPSGKDDSPFGNFDPLRTLHFLARELQTNMQTRLPEATNLQEIINAMNLTLKRIPPEVVSNVHLQENPRSCANKDLICSEENVPVKTTSKYSQSRDFTEFQRLIEGSTMKLETSCRQLEMMCGQLKDEKVSLETMLQTERSNSYLLRRRVDEVENAYENLLSKLSKKDEELSHLKSSFETLQLKLEGKNALVPDSQVANVELKKSKSLTEREIQKLEHQLRLCAMEKEKYLAILEVRNQQIYEIRNEMIQLQESVNEQLMELHNYATSSSPGDIVGRPGIQEK from the exons ATGAAGCAGAGTCAGTCTAGCGCCAAATCTGACCCATCCAGAAAAGACAAACTCCCAAATAGCAAAGGTAAATTCTCCGAACCTTCAACCTCAGAGGGGCAACATCAACGCAGATCCACCGATCGACAAAATCCCGAGAAATCCCATTGTTCCAAGCAATTATGCGTGAAAGAAAACAACGTCTATAAGCAGAGAAGCATTTCCCCAGGCCTCAGCCCAGAGTCGCAGCAAACAAGGTTAAGCCACTTAGAAGAACCATCCTTAACCGATCTGGCCTCGAAATCCCGCAAACAACGTTCCCGGTCAACTGTTACCAAGCACCAACCTTGGGGGCAATTGCTTAATAAACCGAGTGGGAAAGATGACTCTCCATTTGGCAATTTCGACCCTTTGAGGACTCTGCATTTCCTCGCCAGAGAACTGCAAACCAACATGCAGACTCGACTTCCTG AAGCAACAAATTTGCAAGAAATAATCAACGCCATGAATTTGACACTGAAGAGAATACCCCCTGAGGTGGTCTCCAATGTTCATCTGCAGGAAAACCCAAGAAGTTGTGCCAACAAAGATTTAATTTGCAGCGAGGAGAATGTGCCCGTAAAAACCACTTCTAAATACTCTCAGAGTAGAGATTTCACCGAATTTCAAAGGCTAATCGAGGGCAGTACCATGAAATTAGAGACGAGCTGCAGGCAGTTGGAAATGATGTGCGGACAGCTCAAAGATGAGAAAGTCTCTCTTGAAACAATGCTCCAAACTGAACGTAGTAACTCGTATTTATTGCGGAGACGGGTCGATGAAGTGGAGAATGCATAT gaaaacttattaagcaaattgagTAAAAAAGACGAGGAACTTTCGCATCTGAAAAGTTCGTTCGAAACGTTGCAGTTGAAGCTTGAAGGGAAAAATGCACTCGTTCCGGACTCGCAAGTTGCAAATgtcgagttaaaaaaatcgaaatcgcTCACGGAGCGCGAGATTCAGAAGTTAGAGCATCAGTTACGCTTATGCGCCATGGAGAAGGAGAAATATTTAGCCATCCTGGAGGTGCGAAACCAACAGATCTACGAGATCAGAAACGAAATGATTCAGCTGCAGGAGTCGGTTAATGAGCAGTTGATGGAACTGCACAACTATGCCACCAGTTCCAGTCCGGGAGATATTGTCGGTAG GCCAGgaattcaagaaaaatga